TACTCTTCTACAATCGACGCACTTTCAACAATGGTTATGGAAGGCAGCATGGTAAAAGTAATCTCTTGGTACGACAATGAGTCTGGTTACTCTAACCGCGTAGTTGACCTTGTTGATTTCATCGCTAAAAAAGGTCTGTAAGCTATTATTGGATAAACCATCCATTAACGACTATAATGTAGTGGGATGAATTGGGGAGCGGGGAAAAGTCCCTCTCCTCTTTTTCTGCTTAAACGCGCATTAGCGCGATTTTAAAGGAGGTCTCTAGCCTTGAATAAAAAGACAGTTAAAGATGTGGATGTAAAAGGAAAACGAGTTTTTTGCCGCGTTGATTTTAACGTGCCGATGAAGGATGGACAGGTTACCGATGATACAAGGATCCGTGCAGCCCTTCCAACAATCCAGTATCTAGTTGAGCAGGGAGCTAAAGTCCTTCTTGCAAGCCACCTTGGCCGTCCAAAAGGGCAGGCTGTTGAAGAATTGCGTTTGACTCCAGTAGCAAAGCGTTTGTCCGAGCTGCTTGGCAAAGATGTAAAGAAAACAGACGAAGCACATGGCGAGTCTGTGAAATCTGAAATCGACAGCATGAACGAAGGCGATGTCCTGCTTCTTGAGAATGTCCGCTTCTATCCTGGCGAAGAGAAGAACGATTCTGACCTTGCACAAGCATTTGCAGAACTTGCAGACGTGTATGTGAATGATGCATTCGGAGCTGCCCACCGTGCGCATGCTTCAACAGAAGGCATCGCGAAGCATCTTCCTGCAGTTTCAGGCTTCCTAATGGAAAAAGAGCTTGAAGTTCTTGGAAAAGCATTATTAAATCCAGAGCGTCCGTTCACAGCTATCATCGGCGGCGCGAAGGTTAAAGATAAGATCGGCGTAATCGACAACCTATTGGAAAAAGTAGATAACCTGATCATCGGCGGCGGACTTGCTTATACTTTCGTAAAAGCACAGGGCCACGAAATCGGCAAATCTCTTTTAGAAGAAGATAAAATTGAGTTGGCTAAGAGCTTCATGGAAAAGGCAAAGGCGAAGGGTGTTAACTTCTACATGCCTGTTGACGCCATCGTTGCTGATGATTTTTCTGCTGATGCGAATACAAAGGTCGTTGCGATTGAAGAAATTCCTGCGGATTGGGAAGCTCTTGATATCGGGCCAAAGACAGCTGAAACTTACCGCGATGTGATTCAAAAGTCCAAATTAGTCATCTGGAACGGACCAATGGGCGTATTTGAAATCGACAAGTTCGCAGGAGGTACGAAAGCTGTAGCACAAGCTTTAGCCGATGCTAATGATACATATTCGGTTATCGGCGGAGGAGACTCTGCAGCGGCTGTAGAAAAATTCGGCCTAGCTGAAAAAATGAGCCACATTTCCACTGGCGGCGGTGCTTCCCTTGAATTCATGGAAGGCAAGCAGCTACCAGGCGTAGTGGCATTGAACGATAAGTAAGTTTTGTTTTATAGAATACAGGCGGTGCCGGCAGCAGTGTATGGGTGCGGATCTTGACCACTGCTGTAGCCATTATTTTTGAAAAATGGCTGTGTAAAAGCTTACTACATTTTTAACACCTGTTGATTGCAGTGGAAGGCGCGCAGACTCCTGCGGGATCAGCTGGACAGGTGAGACCCCGCAGACGCCAACGGCGACGAGGAGGCTCACCGCCAGCCCCGCGGAAAGCGAAGCGCCTGGAACGGAAATCAATAGTCTAATTTAACATAGCTAATTAAGCCCAACATCCAGAGGCATTTTTAAAAGCATTAAAATGCTGCATTGTGCAGCAATCTTGAAAGGAAGTGTCAGCATGCGAAAACCTATCATTGCAGGTAACTGGAAAATGCATAAAACGCTGCCTGAAGCAAAGGATTTTATTGAAAAAGTGAGCGGTCTTGTTCCTTCAAAGGACAAGGTTGAATCTGTTGTGTGTGCTCCTGCTTTGTTCCTTGGACAGCTAGTTGAGCTAACACAGAATTCAGCCGTTGAAGTCGGGGCGCAAAACATGCACTTCGAAGAAAGCGGAGCTTTTACAGGCGAAGTCAGCCCGAAGGCATTGGAAGACATCGGTGCGAAATATGTCATCATCGGACACTCAGAACGCCGTGAAATGTTCAATGAAACAGATGACTCTGTTAACAAAAAGACTTTGTCTGCATTCAAATATAACCTGACTCCAATCGTTTGCTGCGGTGAAACACTTGAGCAACGCGAGAATGGCGAAACAAATGAGTTCGTTGGCGGCCAGATCAAAGCAGCTCTTAATGGCCTAACTGATGAGCAGGTCAAGCAGACTGTCATCGCTTATGAACCAATCTGGGCGATTGGAACTGGTAAGTCTTCTACTGCTGAAGATGCAAACGAAACTTGCGCACACATCCGCAAGGTGGTTGCAGAGCAATTTTCGCCAGAAGTGGCTGAAGCAGTCCGCATCCAATACGGTGGAAGCGTAAAGCCGGCTAACATCCAGGAATACATGTCACAGCCAGACATCGACGGCGCATTGGTTGGCGGAGCAAGCCTTGAGACGGATTCCTTCTTGCAATTATTGGAGGCAGGTACTCATGAGTAAACAGTCACCAACAGCTTTGATTATTCTGGACGGCTTCGCGTTGCGAGGCGAACGGATGGGAAACGCCGTTGCCCAGGCGAAAAAGCCGAACTTTGACCGCTACTGGAACCATTTCCCGCATGCACAGTTAATTGCGAGCGGTGAAGCGGTAGGCCTGCCAGAGGGCCAAATGGGTAACTCGGAGGTTGGACACCTGAACATCGGTGCTGGCCGCATCGTTTACCAGAGTCTTACACGAGTGAATATTTCGATTCGTGAAGGCGAATTTGAACAAAATGAAACCTTCCTTGCAGCGATCAAGCATGCAAAGGAAAAAGGCACTGCCCTCCATTTGATGGGATTGCTGTCTGACGGCGGCGTACACAGCCATATTGAGCATATGTTTGCTTTGTTGAAGCTTGCTGCCAGCGAAGGTCTGGAAAAGGTATATGTACACGGATTCCTTGACGGACGCGATGTCGGACCGAAAACAGCGCCAGGATATATTGAACAAACATTAGAAAAAATGAACGAAATCGGTGTCGGTGAATTTGCGACGATTTCTGGGCGATACTATTCTATGGACCGCGACAAGCGCTGGGAACGTGTGGAGAAATCCTACCGTTCGATGGTGTACGGCGACGGACCTACGTATTCGAACCCTATGGAATTAATCGAAGATAACTATAATAACGGAATCTTTGATGAATTCGTTGTCCCATCTGTCCTTGTGAAAAAAGATGGTTCACCTGTTGCGACGATCCAGAACGACGATGCTGTAATTTTCTACAACTTCCGTCCTGACCGCGCAATCCAGATATCCAACACTTTTACAAATAAAGACTTCCGTTCATTCGACCGAGGCGAAGCTCATCCTGAGAACCTTCACTTTGTCTGCTTGACTCACTTCAGTGAGACCGTTGACGGTTATGTGGCGTTCGAGCCATCTAACCTTGATAACACAGTCGGTGAAGTGATTTCACAGGCTGGAATGACTCAGCTTCGTATTGCTGAAACGGAAAAATATCCGCACGTAACGTTCTTCATGAGCGGCGGACGTGAGCAGGAATTCCCTGGCGAAAAGCGGATCCTGATTAACTCGCCTAAGGTTGCAACATATGACTTGCAGCCGGAAATGAGCGCTTATGAAGTGACGGATGCATTGCTCAAGGAAATCGAAGCGGAAAACTTCGATGCGATTTTGTTGAACTTTGCGAACCCTGACATGGTTGGACACTCAGGTATGCTTGAGCCAACAATCCAGGCTGTCGAGACAGTTGACGAGTGCCTCGGACGTATCGTTGACCTGATTGTTTCAAAGGGTGGAACGGCGATCATCACTGCTGACCACGGTAATGCAGACGAAGTCGTGACACTTGAAGGAAACCCGATGACAGCCCACACAACAAATCCCGTGCCTGTCATTGTCACAAAGGAAGGCGTTGAGCTTCGTAAAGACGGAATCCTCGGCGACCTTGCACCGACTATGCTAGAATTACTTGGACTCGATAAACCAGCCGAAATGACTGGAACATCATTGATTAAAAAATAACTTTTAACAATAAGGAGAGATTGCCATGCCATTCATTACAGACGTATATGCACGTGAAGTATTAGATTCCCGCGGTAACCCAACAGTTGAGGTAGAAGTTTTCACAGAATCAGGCGCATTCGGACGCGCATTAGTTCCAAGTGGTGCTTCAACAGGTGAATACGAAGCAGTTGAACTTCGTGACGGCGATAAAGGCCGCTACCTTGGAAAAGGTGTATTAAAAGCAGTTGAAAACGTGAACGAAATCATCGCTCCATTCTTGGTTGGCGAAGAGTTCAACGTTCTTGACCAGATCGGTATCGACCAGGCGCTAATTGAATTAGATGGAACAGAAAACAAAGGTAAGCTAGGCGCTAACGCAATCCTTGGCGTATCCATGGCTGTTGCCCACGCTGCTGCAGACTATCTAGATCTTCCTTTATACCAATACCTTGGCGGCTTCAACTCCAAGCAGCTTCCAGTTCCAATGATGAACATCGTTAACGGCGGCGAGCATGCTGACAACAACGTTGACATCCAGGAATTCATGGTCATGCCTGTTGGCGCTGAAAACTTCCGTGAAGCACTTCGCATGGGAGCTGAAATCTTCCACAGCCTGAAGGCAGTTTTAAAAGAAAAAGGCTTGAACACAGCTGTAGGTGACGAAGGCGGATTCGCTCCAAACCTAGGTTCAAACGAAGAAGCTCTTCAAACAATCGTAACAGCGATCGAAAAAGCAGGCTATAAGCCAGGAGAGCAAGTAATGCTAGCTATGGACTCTGCATCTTCTGAGTTCTACAACAAGGAAGACGGCAAGTACCACCTTTCTGGTGAAGGCGTTGTTAAGACATCTGCTGAAATGGTTGACTGGTACGCAGAAATGGCTTCTAAATACCCAATCATCTCAATCGAAGACGGTTTGGATGAAAACGACTGGGAAGGCCACAAGCTACTGACTGAGCGCCTTGGCGGCAAAGTTCAGCTAGTTGGTGATGACCTGTTCGTAACAAACACGAAGAAGCTTGCTCAAGGTATCGAGCAAGGCGTTGGCAACTCAATCCTGATCAAGGTTAACCAAATTGGTACTTTGACAGAAACTTTCGACGCAATCGAAATGGCGAAGCGCGCAGGCTACACAGCTGTAATCTCTCACCGCTCTGGTGAAACAGAAGATTCAACAATCGCTGACATCGCAGTAGCAACAAACGCTGGTCAAATCAAGACTGGTGCACCATCACGTACAGACCGCGTAGCGAAGTACAACCAGCTTCTTCGCATCGAAGACCAGCTTGGCGAAACAGCTCGCTTCAACGGAATCAAATCTTTCTACAACCTTAAGAAGTAATATTACGGAGTCAACTTAACTCTCCGTAAAATATGACGCCGGTAGCATGACGATGCTGCCGGCGTTTTTTTGTAAGCTCTAAAGGACAAACAGAAGAGGAATTTCGAGAAAAGTGTCCGATAGTAAAAGTACTCTGACGGTTACTGGGTCAAAATTGGCCTCAAAAAACATCCTCTCCAAGAAATAAACTGGCTGACAAATCCTCACAATAGTAGTTAGAAACTAAAAGATTGGAGCGGATCCAAATGAAGAGAATCATCCTGGCTGCTGCCCTGATGATGGTTTTAACTATAAATACTGTCGAGCCAGCATCAGCCACACCTTCCTCAATCAAAAGAGCAAAATTCGAGAAGACTGGGCATGTTTATTGGGATATTCCTGTGGAGGAGAAGTTAGTTGCCTTCACATTTGATGATGGGCCGGATCCTGCCTATACTACGCAAATCCTTGATGCTTTAAAGAAATACAATGCTAAGGCTACTTTTTTTGTGATTGGTGAAGAAGCTGAAAAATACCCTGAAATCATTGAAAGACAGGCAGATGAAGGGCATGAGATCGGCAATCATACGTACCGCCATCGTTTCCGCGACGGCTACTCATCAGCCATGCTGAAAAAAGAACTCGAGAAAAATGCCGCTGTTATCAAAGGGATAACTGGTGTCACCCCAACCCTCTTTCGGCCAATCGCTGGTTATTATGACAAGGAAATCGTCGACACTGCCATAGAGGCTGACTACAATGTGATTCTCTGGTCATGGCATCAGGAGACAAGGGATTGGAGCAGGCCTGGAGCGGCAAAAATCACACAAAATGTTATCTCTGACACAAAGTCTGGAGATATCATTATTTTCCATGATGCAGGTGGAGACCGTTCGCAAACGGTAAAAGCGGTGGAAGACATTCTTAAAATCTTATATAAAAATGGATATCAATGTACGACAGTTTCTGATTTGCTATACAGATCTCACTCTATTCTCCCGGCTCCATTACGCTAACAGTTAGTTTTTTATGCATAAATTAGGAACTGTTCGGACAAGTATTGTTTCATTCCTGAAAATGTGATAAATTAAAAATACTGTTAACAGTTTTATCGGGAGGTACGTCATGCATACATTGTTAGTTGTTCTTTTAGTGATCGTCAGTATTGCTCTTATTGGAGTTGTTCTTCTTCAATCAGGAAAGAGTGCTGGTCTGTCCGGTGCGATTTCGGGCGGCGCTGAGCAATTGTTTGGCAAGCAGAAGGCAAGAGGCCTTGATCTTGTCCTGCACCGTGTCACGATCGTGTTGTCTGTTTTATTTTTTGTTTTGACTATTGCCGTTACTTATTTCGAACTATAATACACACAATGACCCGGCTTCATAGAGGCCGGGTTTTATTGTGTTTACTTAAGCAAAAAACTCACATATTTCTGGTGAATATGGGTATTTACATATTTAAAGGCTTTTAATTGAATGTTACAAGTATGTTTGTTAAAACTAAGGAAGATATCTGATAGAGGGAGTAGGAAAATGAGAAAGTTAGTACCAAGACCTTTTACATTTAAATCTGGAAAAAGAGCGGTATTGCTGCTGCATGGATTTACCGGTAATTCTGCGGATGTCAGGATGATGGGCCGATTTTTAGAAGGAAAAGGATATACATGCCATGCGCCTGTTTTTAAAGGACATGGTGTCCCGCCTGAAGAACTGATACATACTGGTCCTGAGGATTGGTGGCAGGATGCGCTTGATGGCTACGAATTCCTTAAAAACGAAGGCTATGAGGAGATTGCGGTAGCTGGTTTATCTCTGGGCGGTGTCCTTTCGCTGAAACTCGGATATACAAAGCCACTCAAGGGAATCGTGCCAATGTGCGCACCGATGCATCTTAAGACGGAAGAGTTGATGTACCGGGGTGTCCTTGAGTATGCACGCGAATATAAGAGGATGGAAGGCAAGCCTGAAGAGCAAATCGAGGCGGAAGTAAAGGAGCTCGAACAAAAATCGATGGCCACTCTGAAAGACCTCCAGGAACTCATCAAGGAAGTCCGAGGAAGCATCGACATGATTTATACCCCGACGTTTGTTGTCCAGGCGCGACATGATATCATCATTGACCCTGACAGTGCGAATATCATCCATGACAACATCGAGTCTGAACATAAAAAGCTGAAGTGGTATGAGGAATCAGGGCATGTCATCACTCTTGATAAAGAACGTGATCAGCTGCACGAAGATGTTTACGAGTTTCTTGAGTCATTAAATTGGAAAGAATAAAAACATATGAAAAATTTATTGTGTTGTTTTTTTGCACCATGAGCGACAATATTACGAAAATAGCCCAATAAAGGAGGGATTTATTAATGGATGAGAATATTAAAGGCCATATAGACAGGCTATTGCATTATATGAAGGATGAAGCTTACAAACCTCTTACAGTCCAGGAACTGGAAAGCGCCTTTGGGATCGAGGACTCCTCGACATTCAAGGATTTTGTAAAAGCGCTAGTGGTTATGGAGGAAAAGGGGCTAGTCGTTAGAACTCGAAGTGATAGGTACGGACTTCCTGAAAAAATGAATCTCGTACGCGGACGTTACAGTGCTCATGCCAAGGGGTTTGCATTTATTATCACCGAAGAACAGGGCATGGACGATATCTTCATTCCGCCGAATGAAACGAGCAATGCGATGAACGGTGACACAGTCCTTGTGCGAGTATCATCGGACAGCTCTGGGCAGCGCCGAGAAGGAACAGTTGTCCGCATTCTCGAAAGAGGTGTCTCGCAAATCGTTGGTACCTATACCGAAAGCAAGCATTTCGGTTTTGTGATTCCGGATGATAAAAAGTTTACAAGTGACATCTTTATTCCGAAAGAGGCAGGGATGGGTGCAGTCGAAGGGCATAAGGTCGTCGTAAAATTGACGAGCTATCCTGAAGGACGGAAAAGTGCTGAGGGTGAGGTTACCGCGATCCTCGGCCATAAAAATGACCCGGGCGTCGATATCCTGTCGGTCATCCACAAGCACGGATTGCCTATGGAGTTCCCGGATGAAGTTCTCAAGCAGGCGAATGAAGCGCCGGACCAGATCAATGAGAGTGAGATTGCGAACCGCCGTGACCTCCGTGATGAAGTCATCGTCACAATTGATGGCGCCGATGCAAAGGACCTTGACGATGCAGTCCAGGTCACAAGACTTGAAAACGGCAACTATAAGCTTGGTGTCCATATCGCCGATGTTACGTACTATGTAACCGAGGATTCTCCAATTGACCGTGAAGCAGAAGACCGTGCAACGAGTGTTTATTTGGTTGACCGGGTTATCCCAATGATTCCGCATCGCTTATCAAACGGTATTTGCTCGCTGAATCCGAAAGTCGACCGACTGACGCTGTCTTGTAATATGGAGATCACTCCAGATGGACAAGTCGTAGACCATGAAATCTACCAGAGTGTCATCAAGACGACAGAGCGAATGACGTATTTCGATGTGAACAGGATTCTCGTTGATCAAGACGAAGAAACGCGCTCACGTTACGAATCTCTTGTGCCAATGTTCG
This DNA window, taken from Mesobacillus boroniphilus, encodes the following:
- the rnr gene encoding ribonuclease R, producing the protein MDENIKGHIDRLLHYMKDEAYKPLTVQELESAFGIEDSSTFKDFVKALVVMEEKGLVVRTRSDRYGLPEKMNLVRGRYSAHAKGFAFIITEEQGMDDIFIPPNETSNAMNGDTVLVRVSSDSSGQRREGTVVRILERGVSQIVGTYTESKHFGFVIPDDKKFTSDIFIPKEAGMGAVEGHKVVVKLTSYPEGRKSAEGEVTAILGHKNDPGVDILSVIHKHGLPMEFPDEVLKQANEAPDQINESEIANRRDLRDEVIVTIDGADAKDLDDAVQVTRLENGNYKLGVHIADVTYYVTEDSPIDREAEDRATSVYLVDRVIPMIPHRLSNGICSLNPKVDRLTLSCNMEITPDGQVVDHEIYQSVIKTTERMTYFDVNRILVDQDEETRSRYESLVPMFEMMEELAAILRKKRMERGAIDFDFKESKVLVDEEGHPTDVVLRERSVAEKLIEEFMLAANETVAEHFHWLDVPFIYRIHEDPKEDKLRKFFDFITNFGYLVRGSANGVHPRALQEIIEEVQGKPEEMVVSTVMLRSMQQAKYYPESLGHFGLSTEFYTHFTSPIRRYPDLIVHRLIRTYLIEGKLDQATKEKWNAMLPDIAEHSSNMERRAVEAERETDELKKAEYMEDKVGTEYDGIISSVTNFGMFVELPNTIEGLVHVSYMTDDYYRYDERHLAMIGERTGNVFRIGDEITVRVIKVNKDERSIDFEIVGMKGTPRRERPAAPKVFKTGSSEKKPRRGKEEEGKRGGRGSGGRGSGGGRDGSGSGSKPKSKKKKFFENAPAAKRKPKKRK
- a CDS encoding alpha/beta hydrolase; its protein translation is MRKLVPRPFTFKSGKRAVLLLHGFTGNSADVRMMGRFLEGKGYTCHAPVFKGHGVPPEELIHTGPEDWWQDALDGYEFLKNEGYEEIAVAGLSLGGVLSLKLGYTKPLKGIVPMCAPMHLKTEELMYRGVLEYAREYKRMEGKPEEQIEAEVKELEQKSMATLKDLQELIKEVRGSIDMIYTPTFVVQARHDIIIDPDSANIIHDNIESEHKKLKWYEESGHVITLDKERDQLHEDVYEFLESLNWKE
- the tpiA gene encoding triose-phosphate isomerase, yielding MRKPIIAGNWKMHKTLPEAKDFIEKVSGLVPSKDKVESVVCAPALFLGQLVELTQNSAVEVGAQNMHFEESGAFTGEVSPKALEDIGAKYVIIGHSERREMFNETDDSVNKKTLSAFKYNLTPIVCCGETLEQRENGETNEFVGGQIKAALNGLTDEQVKQTVIAYEPIWAIGTGKSSTAEDANETCAHIRKVVAEQFSPEVAEAVRIQYGGSVKPANIQEYMSQPDIDGALVGGASLETDSFLQLLEAGTHE
- the secG gene encoding preprotein translocase subunit SecG — translated: MHTLLVVLLVIVSIALIGVVLLQSGKSAGLSGAISGGAEQLFGKQKARGLDLVLHRVTIVLSVLFFVLTIAVTYFEL
- a CDS encoding phosphoglycerate kinase, encoding MNKKTVKDVDVKGKRVFCRVDFNVPMKDGQVTDDTRIRAALPTIQYLVEQGAKVLLASHLGRPKGQAVEELRLTPVAKRLSELLGKDVKKTDEAHGESVKSEIDSMNEGDVLLLENVRFYPGEEKNDSDLAQAFAELADVYVNDAFGAAHRAHASTEGIAKHLPAVSGFLMEKELEVLGKALLNPERPFTAIIGGAKVKDKIGVIDNLLEKVDNLIIGGGLAYTFVKAQGHEIGKSLLEEDKIELAKSFMEKAKAKGVNFYMPVDAIVADDFSADANTKVVAIEEIPADWEALDIGPKTAETYRDVIQKSKLVIWNGPMGVFEIDKFAGGTKAVAQALADANDTYSVIGGGDSAAAVEKFGLAEKMSHISTGGGASLEFMEGKQLPGVVALNDK
- a CDS encoding polysaccharide deacetylase family protein, which produces MKRIILAAALMMVLTINTVEPASATPSSIKRAKFEKTGHVYWDIPVEEKLVAFTFDDGPDPAYTTQILDALKKYNAKATFFVIGEEAEKYPEIIERQADEGHEIGNHTYRHRFRDGYSSAMLKKELEKNAAVIKGITGVTPTLFRPIAGYYDKEIVDTAIEADYNVILWSWHQETRDWSRPGAAKITQNVISDTKSGDIIIFHDAGGDRSQTVKAVEDILKILYKNGYQCTTVSDLLYRSHSILPAPLR
- the eno gene encoding phosphopyruvate hydratase, giving the protein MPFITDVYAREVLDSRGNPTVEVEVFTESGAFGRALVPSGASTGEYEAVELRDGDKGRYLGKGVLKAVENVNEIIAPFLVGEEFNVLDQIGIDQALIELDGTENKGKLGANAILGVSMAVAHAAADYLDLPLYQYLGGFNSKQLPVPMMNIVNGGEHADNNVDIQEFMVMPVGAENFREALRMGAEIFHSLKAVLKEKGLNTAVGDEGGFAPNLGSNEEALQTIVTAIEKAGYKPGEQVMLAMDSASSEFYNKEDGKYHLSGEGVVKTSAEMVDWYAEMASKYPIISIEDGLDENDWEGHKLLTERLGGKVQLVGDDLFVTNTKKLAQGIEQGVGNSILIKVNQIGTLTETFDAIEMAKRAGYTAVISHRSGETEDSTIADIAVATNAGQIKTGAPSRTDRVAKYNQLLRIEDQLGETARFNGIKSFYNLKK
- the gpmI gene encoding 2,3-bisphosphoglycerate-independent phosphoglycerate mutase, with protein sequence MSKQSPTALIILDGFALRGERMGNAVAQAKKPNFDRYWNHFPHAQLIASGEAVGLPEGQMGNSEVGHLNIGAGRIVYQSLTRVNISIREGEFEQNETFLAAIKHAKEKGTALHLMGLLSDGGVHSHIEHMFALLKLAASEGLEKVYVHGFLDGRDVGPKTAPGYIEQTLEKMNEIGVGEFATISGRYYSMDRDKRWERVEKSYRSMVYGDGPTYSNPMELIEDNYNNGIFDEFVVPSVLVKKDGSPVATIQNDDAVIFYNFRPDRAIQISNTFTNKDFRSFDRGEAHPENLHFVCLTHFSETVDGYVAFEPSNLDNTVGEVISQAGMTQLRIAETEKYPHVTFFMSGGREQEFPGEKRILINSPKVATYDLQPEMSAYEVTDALLKEIEAENFDAILLNFANPDMVGHSGMLEPTIQAVETVDECLGRIVDLIVSKGGTAIITADHGNADEVVTLEGNPMTAHTTNPVPVIVTKEGVELRKDGILGDLAPTMLELLGLDKPAEMTGTSLIKK